Within the Arachis duranensis cultivar V14167 chromosome 10, aradu.V14167.gnm2.J7QH, whole genome shotgun sequence genome, the region tatataatataaatattatttttcaattatatatatattttatatattccaGAAAGATATATATAGCCACTAAAATGGACGTGATCATCATATGCACAGCACCAGCTATTCATTCAGTTTGAGTATTTGACAATTTGTAGTGATGTTAGCCTGTTCAAGAATTAGATTACACATATAAGTCTCGAAAGCATCTTTTAGAATTAGCCAGATTTTTCGGTCTAATTCATTGAATTGACAAATCTCCTCTAAAAATAATAAGGAAGAGTTCATATCAATTTTGAatgtgaaaattttaaattttaacttcataaatataaaattttcgtTGATTAATTATTAACTGATTTTTGTTCCAAtgcatataaaattaaaatccatTTATTATATCGAAgctccttttttttatgttaaaatacaaaatacgcTGATAAAAACTTGCCATGCAGAAAAGATTATTGCGGATAGAAACGTTGGAAGATAGAAGGTCAAAAAAGTTGATGACCGATGGGGCTTTAATTTATGATTTCAACTTTCAATACTTATCGTTGTTTTAAATATATAAGAAATGCTAGAATTGCGAAGTAATatgttcaataaaaaaataagaaattaataatactaacttaaatatataaaatattaattacttaataattttaaagGTGTTTAAATATTCATtgtcttaaaaaaaatactgtATCAATCgtgtttaattctttttaaataagcGAACTCAACATAATAAAATGGAGTGACGAAATcttaaataaatctcaaataCTAACATCTAACCAAATATAacctcaaaattatttttagtgttatttttgACATTACTACCAACAATAAAATAGATTTATACTATTTCACTCTCTATAACTGGTCAAAATTTTGTGAAACAACTCTTTAACTCTGGCTTCTTTATTATCAAAGATCTGTTCATTCCTCTCTAGCCAAACATTCTAAATAACTACAGAAAAGTATATGAGTCACTTGTTACGCTCCTCTTTTCTGTTAACGACACTTGTCCAattctcaaaatattttttcagtgAATATGGAATAGCCCACAACCTCTCAAAGTCATATAGCCATTCATACAACACCTACCTGATAAActcacaataaaaatataagtggTGAATATATTTAACATCTTTTTTACATAATACATACATGTTATTACCGTAGCTAATAATTCCTAGTCTATACGATCCTTTCTTTGGTATTACTTTTCCTATCAAAACAAACCAGATAAATAACTCCACTCGTAGTGGAACCAAACCTTTCTATAATATTCTGGTGAAATTATAGCTGGTGATGTCTTCTGGAAGTGTTTCTGACTGCAACACCTATAcaaaaagagttagttgaaaaaatgTCTTCCTTATCAAACTTCCATACAACTCTATCTTGCGTATTACATACAAATGGCCCACTAATTCTAACTCTCATTAGAATAAATATCGTCTTTATTAGAAAGTTCTAAATTCACTCTAATCCAGCAATAAGCTTATCCTCACATTACGATCTTTGAACTGCAACTGACAGATATCTTTCTATGAACTCTCTCTACTAGGCAATGTCTGAGATGATAACATTATATTATGGTTCAAGTTATGATAAGAGCATACAACTTTTTTCTATAATAGACACTCCTCTTTTGAGAAACGCCACCACTACTTGAAAAGGAATGCTGTGTTTTTAACCACGGTATCACCCACCTCCAATCCATCTAACTTTTTAGGAACCTGAATCATTGCCTATTTAATCAGTAccaaatcatttttattttttttttcactgcttttgaCATTTTATACAAATTCAAATAATACACCAACGGATTATTCAGTAcagatttaataaaaattaacttatTCACTTTATTAAACACTTTTGctttttataaattaagttTCTCCTTCactttatcaattatcaatgtCTAAGCGTAAACCCACCTTAAGTTTGttcctaaaaaaaatttaaaatatcagaCTGAAAGATTAGTTATCTTACATCCTAATAAGTTACATATATTGTAGATCCAACCAACCGTGTTTAATTTGTAACATTGAAAGCTCTTAAGCAAAATGAGTGTTTAGAGTTGAAAATTCTTACCATATTAGTGTTTCTATTGGCATATccaaactaaaaatattattttattaatataatgaattaattataaaattatttattggttaattaaatgttaattaatattaattgacATATTAACTTaccaattaaaatattttattagttatttttggtgtctaaatattttattacttGAGATGTATACatagttctttattttattttcttagagAAATGCATGTATAAGAATAtacatacaaaaaataataggtAAACAATGATCATcttgaacaatatgaacaattaactaccaatcaaataaaaatatactacactttaatttaatactattaattaaatttaagataaatttactcttttaatcttattaattcatattatttacatattattcaaaaatattgttaattacctatactttttctatACATATAGATGTGTGCACTGAAATAATGGAAACAATGAAACAATCCTCGTTTACACTGAAAAACAAACTTGTGAACAAGTTGCTATTAACTTTGGAGATGACACATTCAAATTAAAGTAGTGATTAATGAAATGGGAGTTTTCAAAGTCAGGTACATGAAGACCAGTGCATATAAATAGAAACTTACTAACTATGCATGAAAACACAAACTAAAAACCTCTCTTATCTGATTCCCAAAATTTCCAAATTGCAGTTGGCTCTCTCTTGAATTAATCAGAGAGCAAAACTATTTTCTCAATCTGAAAAGCAGCAATGCAAACCCCAGTGAAGTTCTCAAGCTGCAGAGGCGTGACATTTGAGATCAATAATCCTCATGAAAACCCTTTTACCGTAACAGAACGTTCCATCAGCAAAAGGTTGTGGCCATTTGCCTCCAACTCTAAGGTCTTCCCTTCATTTTCAGTTCAAAGATCCACCAGCAGGGCCAGTAGCCATTTCTGTGACCTCGACCTCGACGACGAAGACGAAGAAAATGACGAAGCTCTCCAAGAAGAAGACAACAACAATGATGTGGAGAAGCAGCAGGAGCAGGAAAAGCCATTTGCCAAGCCAGCTGTTCCTCCTGCTCCTGCTGCTCCAAAGAAGAGTGACATGAGACTCTCGGTTATACTTCTAGACCAAGGGTTGTTCACTGTGTACAAGCGTCTCTTCACGGTTTCGCTGATCTTGAACATCACTGCCCTGGTTGTTGCTGCCACGGGCCATTTTCCCTATGCAAGGAACAACGCTGCTCTATTCTCCATTGCCAACATACTTGCTTTGATTCTCTGCAGAAGCGAGCTTTTCTTGAGACTTGTCTTTTACCTTGCCGTCAAGATCCTAGGGAGATCATGGGTTCCTCTCTTCATCAAAACCGCCACCACTTCTCTTCTGCAAAGCGTAGGAGGCATACACAGTGGCTGCGGCATCTCCTCCATCGCGTGGCTTCTGTATGCTTTGATCCTCACACTTAAGCAAAGAGACAACACTTCACCGGAGATCATTGCTGTCTCCAGCGCCATTCTCGGCTTCCTCTGTATCTCTTCACTGGCTGCATTCCCTCTCGTTCGCCATCTCCATCACAACATCTTCGAGAGATTGCACCGTTTCTCGGGATGGTTCGCACTTGCCCTTGTGTGGGCTTTCATAATACTCAGAATCTCCTACGATCCAACAACAAAATCGTAcagaaatgaaattggaaaCGCTTTGGTCCATAGCCAAGAGTTCTGGATGACGGTGGCCATCACAGTGCTCATAGTGGCTCCTTGGTTGACAGTGAGGCGTGTCCCGGTTAGAGTTACAAGCGCTTCCGGCCACGCTTCCATCATCAAATTCGAAGGAGGAATAAAAGCAGGGATACTTGGAAGGATTAGCCCTCATCCTCTATCTGAGTGGCACGCGTTTGGGATAATCTCGGATGACAAGAAAGAGCACATGATGCTGGCCGGTGCAGTCGGAGACTTCACGAAATCTTTGGTGGCAAAGCCTCCAACGCACCTGTGGGTTCGGCAAGTGCACTTTGCAGGACTCCCTTATCTTACGAACATGTATGATAGGGTGTTGTTGGTAGCCACCGGGTCTGGAATATGTGTGTTCCTTTCGTTCCTCTTGCAGCCATGTAAGGCAGAGGTGTGCGTGCTCTGGGTCACAAAGGGTGTTGAACAGAACTTTGGAAAGGAGATTAAGGAAATGATGAGTGGCCACTCGAAAGAGAAGGTTATAGTTCATGACACTGCTGTGCTTGGTAGGCCAAACGTGTCTGAGATGAGTGTCAATGCTGCCAACAACTTTGGTGCTCAAGTCGTCATTGTCACAAGCAATCCTCAAGGAAGCAGAGATGTTGTCAATGCATGCAAAGCTAATGGAATTGCAGCCTTTGGTCCCATTTGGGATTCCTAGTTCTTCCATCTCTAAtatattgcttcttaattttgtttaatatatTGTTTATGTGTCTGCTTGTACTGTTTATTATCCTGTAAAAACTCAAGTACAGgtgacttcacgtgaagttgatatctgaaaatcgttagatgaaaatttagtcaaatcagtcaaatcatctaatagctcttaaatatcaacttcacgtgaaatcgaCTGCAATTGAGTTTTCACCTTATTATCTTCGCAAGTAGCTAGGCTTCTAATATGTTAACTGTATGTAAATCACACAAAAAACTGTGTGCTAGGATGTTGGTGTGTCCATGTGTTTGGGCACATTCTTTTACAAGTATTGCACTCAATTAATATGCCATACATGCatcttttgttttcaattgtATCTTAAcatataataatgaaaaaatttctCTAATATATTTGaacatatatactaaaaacaattttattttgacgtatctaaattttttgtattttgtttcaATTGTATTTTTGacgttttaaaaaatttaatgatattaaaaacataaaaaacaaaattaaaacaaattgaaccttaaaaatattcttaaaaattttaaaaatgcttaagacaaaaaaagtataatttattctattatttttcttaattctttaatttgtaatgtctaaataaaatgtgtttttactacttgatattttacgaaaaaaaagtataaaaataagtatttttattaaaatttgactaACACTTaactagtaaaaaaaataaacaattttatattattagatataattttatattattaaaaatattaataataattaattaataactaattaactataaattacaaaatttactcATCTCTTAATAATTCTCTTTTACAAattatcttttgatttttggaCTTTTATAGTACTTGATAGTCACTTCACTATCTATCTTTGATTAATTTGGTGATAATTTATGCACTTTGAAATGTTCTACATTCTAGacataaaagataagaagaatgttTTCTCCGTTTTGACTATCTATGGGGTTATTACCGTTTTTCCTCGTAGACTGTAACCACTAACCACTCCGGCACTCCCTTTTCAATTTGGCGCAAAGGAAAGTCATATGccttataaattaaatatggaATAATGTCAATTTTACTGTGTCTCTATGAGTTGTTGAATTGATCTTTTTGtagtaaatttgattttttttaaatgatttatttttatattttttaaattacatattAATTTCAGTAAACAAACATCATCTTTTAGCTATTATAGCATTCTCCATATATATTTTGTCAATTACTCAAATTAGCACGGCATGTATTTTCTCCCCCTTCTTAATCAGCCCAAATCAactaaaattatcttatttttatatttattaattacttctaaaataattacataatattaaaaattatatagatataattataaatattaaattacataaaataaCTTTTGATTATTAACTCTTTGGCATTACTCCTTTGAATAATGATGGATAGAACATATCCTTTGAATAATGATGATAGAACATAATTTTCGCTACCTACTTAATTTCCGTCAACTTACTACTTTGTACTTACATGCACGGTGAAAAGGTAACATCTCATTTCAATATGGGGACCCATTCAATATTTAGGAGAATTTTTCCGAATTCATATtcaaagatattattataacaaaaatatttaaacgaCAACAAAAAATTGGTTAAAATAGTACAAACATTCTATAATTATTgctgaataaataaataattttaaatataataaatatataattataaaccttatatatataaaattataactattaaattaaataaaataattttgagttatTACCTCTCAAGTATTACTTTAATAATGCCaggagttaatttttttaatcaatatttttttcaaaaattattttaattatcttaaattttaaatcataaatcataaattcttaatcctaaattctaaatcttttaaaagatgGTGAGTGGTTATTCGAAGAAAAAGTAATATAATTTACAATGTACTtagatatcttttaaaaattgtccatcatttaatctttaaaaaaatttaaaaaataagtaaattttcataaaaaataaataacttcttataaaagtaaatatttaaattaattaaataatattatttaaataaaaagactGATTAAAAgctgaaaatttaaaagataagtaGCATTTTTCTATGGCTCATGATACTTGTGTTCTTGGTAGGTCAAATGTGTCTGAGCTAAGTTGAATGTGAGTGCTGCGAGAAAAGGTCATTGTGACAAGAAAAATCCTGAAGGAGGCAGAGATGTTTCAATGCATACAAAGCTCAACGACTATTCAGATGAAAATGTCTTTTATACAAAGATAGACGTATTTAATAGTCACGTTTTTCTTTTTGGATGCTCAAATAAATTCAATCCTAATTAAGCGCAGTAGGCAGTACAGTGAATGCGGATTATGGTGAAACAATACACATAATAGAGTCAACAGTGCAATAATAAAAAGACAGAGCTACTTTGATAGGCATAACTAACGAAACTAAATGCTGAATGAAGTAGTTAACAAGGGAAGGTGTTATTTGAATGTCATTGTTACATTTATGTCTATGGTATGATAAAGGGAGAGGACTTGAGAGGGGGCCTTGAGAAAGGACCGTTAACTAGACCCCTAGCTATGTGCCTGTAAGATGCTTCTGTCAAGTGAATTCCATCCCAGTTAGGATACTTGGATGGATCTGGACATGCGTTTGAGCCAACGTGACCACACCTTGCTGAATTGTTGAAATTGAACGGTCCACCTCCTCCACAGCATGCTCTTAATGTCCTTCGGAACCCTGCACCAACATGATTCATTATTGTACGTACATTAACTAATTATCTTTAAGgaataaattacca harbors:
- the LOC107468222 gene encoding adenylate-forming reductase 03009 — its product is MQTPVKFSSCRGVTFEINNPHENPFTVTERSISKRLWPFASNSKVFPSFSVQRSTSRASSHFCDLDLDDEDEENDEALQEEDNNNDVEKQQEQEKPFAKPAVPPAPAAPKKSDMRLSVILLDQGLFTVYKRLFTVSLILNITALVVAATGHFPYARNNAALFSIANILALILCRSELFLRLVFYLAVKILGRSWVPLFIKTATTSLLQSVGGIHSGCGISSIAWLLYALILTLKQRDNTSPEIIAVSSAILGFLCISALVWAFIILRISYDPTTKSYRNEIGNALVHSQEFWMTVAITVLIVAPWLTVRRVPVRVTSASGHASIIKFEGGIKAGILGRISPHPLSEWHAFGIISDDKKEHMMLAGAVGDFTKSLVAKPPTHLWVRQVHFAGLPYLTNMYDRVLLVATGSGICVFLSFLLQPCKAEIKEMMSGHSKEKVIVHDTAVLGRPNVSEMSVNAANNFGAQVVIVTSNPQGSRDVVNACKANGIAAFGPIWDS